The sequence below is a genomic window from Ciceribacter thiooxidans.
GCGCTGATCGGCGTCGGCGCGCTCGCCTTCGCCCTGCTTCGCGGCATCGTGCCGCTCCTGCTGCTCTTCGGCATCGTCTTCCGCCATGACCTCCGCGCGATCCTGCGCGCATCGAGCCCGTGGACACGGATCGTCGGCCGCATGCTGATGATTCTCTTTGCGATCCTCGCCGTGGTCGTCGTGATGCTCGATGCCACCAGCATCCGGGAGAAGTGGCTGGTTCTCTATCTGCTGCCGCTACCGCTCTATCTCGCACTGAAGGTGGAGGCCGCCAGCGTCTCGCTCGACGGCCGGCTGAAAGCCTTCGCCGTCCCTGTCCTGGTGATTTCGGTGGCGACGCTCGGCTATCTCTTCCTCGGCCCGTTCATCGGTCCGCAGATCGGACAATACGGCCGGTTCAATACGCCGATCGCACCACTCTATGACGCAATTGTCACGGAACGGGGCTCGGCACCCGCCCTCGTCATCGCCGGCGACAAGCAGATCGCCGGCACCATCAAGCTCAGGGCGCCGGAGGTTCCGGTGACTTTCTCCACCGCGCCTGTCGCCCTGCCGGCGGAAGCGCTCCGGAAACGGCCGGCCCTCGTCGTCTGGCGCAGCCCCAAGGCCGACATGGCGCCGGTGCCCACGGCGCTGGTCGAAATCCTCACAAAAAGCGGACTGATTGCGAGCGGCCAGGACCTGCATCCGGCCTATCGCGCCGTGCCCTACCACTATGCCGCCGGCGGCGACACGTTCGAATTCGGCTACGTCTGGATCGACTGATCAGGCCGTCACGATCATCGGTTCGCAGCGCACCGGAAAATTCACCGAATTGGCGATGAAGCACTTTTCGTGGGCGTCGTGGTGCAGCGATGCCGCGCGCTCGCGGTCACCCGACGAGATTGTCACCCGCGGCCGCAGCACCACTTCAGTAAAGCGACCGCTGCCATCCTCCTCCGTCACCATCTGCCCTTCGGCGTGGTCCTCGTAGGCGGTGACAACGACGCCGTTCACCGCGCAGAGATGCAGGTACCAGAGCTTGTGGCAGGCCGAGACCGAGGCGACCAGCAGGTCTTCCGGGTTCCAGCGGTCCGCGTCCCCCCGGAAGGCG
It includes:
- a CDS encoding glycosyltransferase family 39 protein, whose protein sequence is MRQAAGGNSALGVILAAIAGYYLLAVLLRSSLPPSLEVDEAELVYTSQFLAFGYDRQPPLYDWLLHGMITTFGLSIAVLSVLKNLLLFLAAVFCGLAARHILRSGALQAFATVGILALPSIFLMSQRDLSHTVAAILAAALFLHAFFLTLKRPGLGTYLYAGLAVGMGLLSKYNFTLLPLAAVLAILPEAEYRKRVFDWRMALAIVVAAVLVLPHAIWFLQNLDLATGGTVREMREAEAGSRVLRALIGVGALAFALLRGIVPLLLLFGIVFRHDLRAILRASSPWTRIVGRMLMILFAILAVVVVMLDATSIREKWLVLYLLPLPLYLALKVEAASVSLDGRLKAFAVPVLVISVATLGYLFLGPFIGPQIGQYGRFNTPIAPLYDAIVTERGSAPALVIAGDKQIAGTIKLRAPEVPVTFSTAPVALPAEALRKRPALVVWRSPKADMAPVPTALVEILTKSGLIASGQDLHPAYRAVPYHYAAGGDTFEFGYVWID
- a CDS encoding OsmC family protein, with translation MSGRHHEYSATVTWTGNRGTGTSGYRDYSRDHVIAAGAKPDIPGSADPAFRGDADRWNPEDLLVASVSACHKLWYLHLCAVNGVVVTAYEDHAEGQMVTEEDGSGRFTEVVLRPRVTISSGDRERAASLHHDAHEKCFIANSVNFPVRCEPMIVTA